taaagtggaaattgtgactttaaaaattatatattttaatcaataattgtatattatatattctctatactgcagatgttttttttttttttttatgtaaaattcagtTGGAGCAGTTTTGAAATGtacattcaacatttttaaaatgttacacttgtggcaacattttaattttaaactaaatagaaatagaacagccagataatttttttttttttgacgtgataaatttgtatttttgtatcaaaaagtttttgttaatttttatcaCCTCAACAAAAATGTGAAACTAGACAACCAGAACTTTACCTTCCCATCAGCAGTGTCTGAATATAAATGTGGCATTTCAGTATGACACATAGTGTATTTAGTTTGTGGtataataaacacaaaattaGCACAATTGAATAAATCAAAACGagtacatttttcacaaaaatgtaataatggtGACAGCCCTAAATTAGAAGTTCAGTTTGTGACAATTTTAATAATTGCTGAATTTTCTGACCTTTTCTAGGTGTGGACACTGATGAGCTGGACAGCAATATCGATGACTGGGAGGAAGAGACCATTGAGTTTTTCATCAATGAAGAAATTATTCCCATCGGAGATCTGTAATTCCAACAGCAGGTACTGTGTGTGCAACAATATGACTCTGACATGCTATTTGAAATACCCTGGCACAGTCATAattatttctttcattattttcagTATCCGTTTTTTAGTGTGGTCTAACATTGGAGAAGAATTGAGGGATCCCCTATCAGAGTTTTCCTTGTTATCATCAGTCCAAGTGCCTTTTAATACTGGTCACTGCAGAAGGAGAATTTTGTGCCACTGTTGACTGCTGCTTTTTAACAAAATCCTCCAGGTCCGGGAGAAGCTGCCCTGCCAACGTCATTCAGTCCTGCTCTTGGTGGATCTGATCATAACGCATTCCTGTTCTTGCATTTGGTTGATTTACCTCATCATAAGGGTGTTACCATGGCACAATATgccaaaaatagtttttacataGTCTCCCAGAAGAACAACATTTTGTTTCCTAAGATTTTCCAAAAGGCGAACTTGTACTCTAGTGTGCGGAAATGGCACTACAGTGGTCTGTATCCTCCTCCATTCAGATTACCTGATATTAAATGCACAAGGAAATAAAGTTGAACTGAAATTCAAGCGTTTGTTGGTTTTCTCTCTTGTTGAACttgaaacaaaaaacataatgcaTATAGTTGCAAAACTTCTGTGATGTGCTTTGTCCGAGTGCTGTCTAGTGCTAACTTTGGCTGACAAAGATCAGTGTATTTTGGACTGGAATAATATGTaagttttgtacagtaaaaatATCAAAGTAAAGTTTTGTACTTGTTAATGGATTCCTTATTGATCATTAACATAtcagttacatttaaatatatttagcattttattctTCCGAGcaagtttttttaaaataatattgtatttataatataagtGCATTTAATCCCCATCTAATTGAAGGGCATAATAGAACAATTTCTGAGTGAAGAAATCTGATTGcaatgttttcatatatttatgtgtaAAGTTACACGCCTACCCTGCTTTTAGTCCCCCAACTTACTTTTTTAAAGACTTTACTTTCCATGGCTTTCCCATATCTgaaaatcacacttttaaaatacTCTCATATATCCAGGTTTTCTTTTTACGTAAAATTGTTGTTGAgggattttcattttagttaaagtcATCTTTTGCCCTCCTTGGAAGATTTATGAGGCCCCCTAATGGCCCCTGGCCCCATATTTAAGAACTGGTCTAGATCGTCTAATAGAGAATTTAATTCGTTCACTTTTGATTTAAATGGTCCCTTGAACTCTATTGTTGcatgttaataataacaacatgtcGTCTGATTTTCCTTTTGATGATTCTGGATGAAGTTTTATTGTGGTAGCGATTCCAACTGTTGCATTTTGACACTACTATGGCATTTTTCTCAGTCACTGTCGTTATATCGTGACACCTTTAGTATGTGGTCtttttcctctttaaaaaaaaaggttttagtaAGCTTGGAGGTCTGGTAGAGCATGTACTCTATACAGGTTTGTAAAAATAAGCTGGAGTCTGTGCAGACTAAACTCATGTCTGTGCGGTTCAGCAGTAGAGTCTTGCGCACGCTTGGAAATCTCGCGACATCTGCACGCGCGGAGCACTAAAGCGCTGCTGTGTCAACACCCCGCGCGCACACATCGCTCCTCAGCCTGCCGAGAAATTCACTCTTCTGCGATGAGGTGAGACCGTTATCTTTACAGCCATGTTTAGCCACTTTACACAGCCATCTCGGTCATATTACACTAAATATAGCATTGTTTTAATTCCGTGTGCGCGAATCCCAGACATGAGAAGCTCCATGACTTCCCATGGAACAAAAAGTGGTTAGGCACGTCTTTGCACTTGCTCTAGATTTGACTTCATACCTTCATTTCGTCAATGAAAAAACATTCGACACGCCATCACCCGATTGAACCGAAATCTGCAGTATAGTAGAAAGTATGAAGCGTGGTAAATGAATGGTTTAGGAGGAGTTTTCGCGGATGAGTGTTTCCAGCTTCCTCCCACAGTCGGGGATGGTGTCAAAGAGCTGCATTGTGTCCAGCTGAATGTGAGCGCTCGCTTTGGACTCTGAAATGAACACGAGAGCATGGCAAATGTGTGGCTGCTCAGTGGATTTTGAGTAGTTGGAATAATATTTGACccgaaaattaaatatataattaatcataaatgGAAAAATCCACACGTGTTGTCAGCTCGAGTCGTTATTACGCTACGCTACTATGCAcgcatattttgtttgtttgtagccAGCATCAGAGTGTTGTTTTGTGACGTTATAATACACTAACGAATTTTTCAGACGAATATAACGTTTCTGTTACAACACTACACGCATATATGTGGAAAATTACTGTGTTTAGCGGTTTTCAGATTCTGTCTCTGCGCTTTCTACTAGTAGGCTTAGACTATGATATTAATAATCTTATCAATATTTAATGTCTGTGTATTATTTGGTAAGTAAACACCTTTAGGACATTCCCTGTGGCAAAATAACCCTTGTCAAGGGTTACATTGCATTGCTTCCTAAATAAATCTTTTTGAACTAAAACAACCTTTGCATTATGTAAGGGATATGTACTGTCAGCTGGTTATTATGGTAAACAAACCCTGAttgaatttattttgtgataatagcCAGCTGATGGATATATTTGCCAAAATTGACATGAAATGAAGCTTAAAGCTTCCAAGAATAAAATATTTGACATGTGAAGCAAACCCTGCATATTACACTGCCATACAATGTTAATTAGACCTATATTATCTAACAACAAACTGATTGATTACTAACAAACTGTTGTCTGCTACTTATTTCAAATTAGATGACAAAAGTGTAATatatgcattatacatttttgataATAGAATTggactactttttgattactttagaCTGGTCTCATTtattacattgatttaaataggataatcttgtTCCACTGATACAAAACATACaaagtgaaagaaacaattcCATTCGCTGCTATTAACAGCAACTGCATTAAACATGACATTATGTCAAGGTTTCCCAAACGGGATgaatgatgaaaaaataaaaattaggatctatcaataaattatgaatcatttattgctattttgtgaattatattgtgatcatgtaatcaataaaaagtaactgtagtctgattacgaataacttaaaatgtgatttaatctaTTTACAAGTACTTCATTTTTGTAATCTGAGGCTACTACCCAGCTCTGagtacacatttttaaaaatctgaacagattttaaaacacttgaCTTCATACACTTGCCAAGGCTATAAAtgattaaagagaaaaaaatgggCTGAGCATTACAGACTACCAGACTCTCAAGTTGTTATGAACACAGCAAACTCACAGAGAAACATGCACCTCATTGCTAGAAAATGcacaacaaatgaaaacaatacgTGCTCAAAAATATCAGACATGTTAGATCTTCAACGAATCTTAGACTAAGCAGTTGTCTTTGAAGTCTGTCAGCTCTTGACTGCTCAAAACCTGCTGACTGACTCTGACTTGAAGCAACTAGAGTTGAATTCAGACTGTAAATGAGGGCAAAAGTTGTGTTGTGATCCAGCAGTTAGCTAGCTAACACGTCTCGACAGTGTACCATGATATTAAAATAGCTCAGTTGTCATAGTGAGCCATGAAATATGTCGATTTGCTCTCATTATTCAACAACACTTGACTGCTCAGTCACGATTAACCAATTAGAAAGATATAAAGATGTATAGATGTTCAGAGAATATGAAATGTAACTTGTTATTGCATGAAGAAACCACAATATTACGAAACACTGACATTCTCTTGACTTCCCTTTTCTGATTTGTTTTCCTCTACTTCAGACTATGATGAATGCAGTCTGGGCTGTCAATAGTGTAATGGAGTTGAGGTGAGAATGGCACTTTATCAGTCAAAATCAACCAAAATGGGAAAATCGAGACTGTTCCGCATTTTTATGATAGTGGGTGCCATCTTCATGATCCTTCTTATAATCATATACTGGGATGATGTGGGGGCCTCAAATTTTTACCTGCACACAACCATCTCTGGACCCCATCCGTCACGACTCTCTCCACAGAGCCGTCGTGACCCAGAAAAGAAAGTAGAGGAAGACAAAGAGGGCTCGTTTTTGACAGACATTGATGCTTTTGTAAACCAGTTTTTAGAAGGAACCGCAGACCCCACGGAACAGGTGAGAGGAGAACCACCCCCTGGAGACCCCCACAATCAGTCCTCTGAGAAATCAGAGGAGAAATTTGTCCCGAGGCGAGAGTGGAAGATCCATCTGACGCCAATTGACCCTGAGAAAAAACAAAGGCAGGAGAGTAGAAAGCAGCTGATCCAAGATGTGTGCAGTAACAAAAGTTACTTTGACTTCCCCGGAAAGAACAGGACTTTTGACGACATACCCAATAAAGAGTTGGATCACCTCATCGTGGACGACAGGCATGGGATCATTTACTGTTATGTTCCCAAGGTGGCCTGCACAAACTGGAAGCGCATCATGATCGTGCTGAGCGAGAGCCTGTTATTGGACGGGGTGCCCTACCAAGACCCTCTAGATGTTCCTCAGGAGCTCATCCACAACAGTAGCCTGCACTTCACCTTCAACAAGTTCTGGAAGCGTTATGGAAAGTTCTCAAGACACCTCATGAAAATCAAGCTCAAGAAATATACCAAGTTTTTGTTCGTCAGGGATCCCTTCGTGCGACTGATCTCTGCCTATCGCAACAAATTCGAACAAGAGAACGAGGACTTCTACAAAAGATTCGCAGTCATCATGTTGAGGAAATACAGCAATTACACGGATCCACCGGCGTCGGTCGTGGACGCTTTCGCTGCTGGGATTCGTCCGTCTTTCTCCAATTTCGTTCAGTATTTATTGGATCCTAACACTGAGAAAGAGATGCCTTTCAACGAGCATTGGAGACAAATTTACCGTCTGTGCCATCCCTGCCAGATAAATTATGATTTCGTGGGGAAGCTGGAGACCTTGGATGAAGACGCTGAGCATTTGTTGCGGATTCTCCGTGTTGACAATGTCGTTGAGTTCCCCCGAAGTCATCGCAACCAAACGGTCAGCAGCTGGGAGCAGGACTGGTTCGCCAGCATACCCTTGGAGTCCAGAAAAGAGCTGTATAGGCTATATGAAGCCGACTTTAAACTGTTTGGATATTCCAAACCAGAGAAACTGGTACATGAGTGATACGCTTATCGCCAACTTTACTGCGGTGATGACAAGATTTTCACACAAGGAACTGGGCAATAGGAGCACCTTCTGCTTGGTTCTTAATGTGCGGCTCTCTTACATGATGCTGTTTATAAAGGCCCTTTCACATGACCAGATGTTTGGCTAGTTCACATGGTCCAGTAGGTAGATACTCAGATTGAATCATCTGCTTCCTAAAAGCATCTTTCTCCATTGACAGCTTTAAGTGCGGCACCAAACACATGAATGAAGAATTCGTTTCAACAActtaatttgttccctcattttagttaaattgtggccactgatctataatagaaaAGTGAAAGTCATTAAAGTGAAGCCACGCGTCGCCATATTGCTAATCCCTAATATTCCCATAcattccattgaattaataggaaatcgTACGAATTTAACGATAAAAACATCATCTaataaatttgtgtttttaaatttgaAGCCTCTCTGTACattcttacaatgcaaacacAATAGGtatgtaaacggttatttttattaatgtcaaaAATTTTCCCTACTTATTTAATAGCTACGTTTATTGCAGTAGCGAACATTATGAACATGATAATCATCAGACAGACACGACCTCAACATATACATAACAAATAACaaagtgctcattctgaaatctgaagaaaGATTTATGCTTTGTATACACACATACCTTTATTCGCCTTGTACAGttattaattgtttatatatgtatttttaaagtgtttttttattcgtACAGTAGGTGCTAACTGCAAATGTTTCAACAATAATTTCATTAACACCATACATTTTGAAGCAGGTAATGATTTAAACGgtggttaaattaattatttatttatcatacaaCATTTTACATGGTAACGGTAATGCTAGTAAACATTTGCGCAATCATGGAGGGTCTGAAATAGATCAATCaggacattaaaaatatacacatcataatttattcaaataaataactgaTGACATACAGTATGGACATGAAGCTTTATTTCAAGATGTAAAGTTAAGCTTTTCATTTCAGTATAGACCAATATAGTAACAGAGgctattgtattattcattgtatattcattttaatttctgatactaatacattcatgtttaataattaataattcctgATCAATTGCATACATaaagaaataggctatattttgtgttggatcagttaCCTGTGCCGGCAGTGCGCAGCATACACACCCACCTAAACGgtttaaatatatcgcttataCTGCCCAAaaagaccataacatctgaagtGAAAATTCATTTACATACACATAACACAAAAACGAATCCCgttgactgatttgcttcaaatcgGTGATCTTTAGGTCAGCGGTTTGCctgtaactcaatggtgctctctgctggtaggcattagtaagatggcggatcgaacacttccggttgGCGGTTTAACACGCGATGAGCGAtgcagtcatatatagatcagtgattgTGGCCATGTTCTACTAATTTGTTTCCTTGTTCGATTGTGGCCACGATTGAACTAAATTCAAATGAGGGAAGGAATTAGTTAGCCATGATTGAACTAAAACAAATGAACTAAGTAATACATGGCCATGATTTAGCTGAACTAAAATGAgcaaataatttaatacaaagtggcaacaattcaaaaataaaataattgtgtgaAATAGTACACCATAGCCATGATTGAAATAAAATGAGAGAATGAATGAGTACAACTTGGCCAAAAATTAATATGTTGAGGGAACGATTTTCTTACGTTGTGGCcatgatatacatttttctatCGCAAAGATTGTAGGCGATGTTTTAGCAgtgcctgtttttttgttttgttttttgcttcctCTGAATTATATTTTGAGGGCTCTTAAAGCCATAATATGGACATGGTTGTTCATTTCTTCCCCCTTTGCTGCTGCCTTTTTCCTCAGAGCTCAGTCAGCTATTCGGCTGCTATGCTATGATCTTACAGCTCAGGTAATTGGCTAAAAACATGCTGAAAGTAAAGTTGATCAATAATTAATGGGAAAAGCATGAAAAGCATGGCTGACTGTCCCACTGGCACTTTGAATAGATCAGCGATAAATGGTGCAGTAAACTTAATTTTGGTGTTGCGATAGTCCTGAGGGTAATATTGAGTCATGTGAAAGAGCCTTTAGGCCTTTGTGGAGCTTGTAGTCATTGAAAGAAATACTGTAGTGAATACACATTCCTTGCACACAGGTTTCCCCAGTATCCTATTAAATGTGTTAGTCTTATTCGTATGGACCTTATGGACAATATGAGAGACATTTTGATGGATACCTACTCAAAGAAGCCTGCacaattttctttatatatatatatatatatatatatatatatatatatatatatatatatatatatatatatatatatatatattctcaacagtgttttaaaaacaaactcatcACCTCATTAGTATTATTCTTAAAATGTAGATGGATGTGATAATTCCCAGCAAGAGACCTTTATCCCTCAATTTAAAGTTGTATAGTTGTATGTTTTGCCTAAAGAACCATCGAACTAATATATcacaagacattaaaaaaaagtattgcacaTTTAGCAAGTGCACATATTAGagtattttagaatatttttgtaaacTTTTACAGTTAAATGTGAAAAGTGAAGGCACTTTTGTCCTTGGAAAAAAATCtacataatattttgaaatgcacGCAAAAGttttactattaattttttttttatcataaaggGATCACTGCTCCTACAGCAGTTTCTTTTCTTTAAGATGGCGTGTTTTTTTAAAACACGGAAACCTCAGTTTTTATGtttccattgatttttttttccagcctTTTAAAGTAGTTCATGGTCCTTTATTGCACAGAATTGCCAGTGTTCTGCAGTGACGCAATTAAATGGAGtatatgacaaaaatatatttctttttaacagAGGCTGGGGTATTCTTATATATGGCCTGTTCTTGTTAAGCAAATCTTGCCTTTCATCATTTTGGTCCTTTTATTCTGTTAGTGTGTAGCAGGGACTGGATGAGCCCTCTGATCTGCAGCATGCTATAGATGTTAGCATGTGTGCCTTGCAGTCATTCATAAATATGCATCACTCATGAATATTGTAGCAAACTTACTGTTTTTTGCTCTGTTGGGTTTAGAGGGTAAAATAATGGCCATGTTTGGATATTGTTAGGAATATAATTGCAGGGGTACAGGGTATTTATTTCTTACTTGTCAAGAGTAATTTGGTGTAATTGCTTTAGACCGTTGAAGCACAAATGTCAGTATTGTTTATAGTTCCTCATCTAGTCACGAGTCGAACATGGGCATGTGCAAAAGATATATATAAGGGTTTATtaggaatgcattttttttctttaccaatAAAGTGTTTCTTTTACTTTCCATCATGTTTTTATGACACATTTTGCACATTTGATCACATGTATAAAATCAGTCTCTTAAGGCAGTTCGAAATAAGAGGATGGAAGAAGTGGATTAGATTGTATACTGAAGAAGGGAATAATACTGTGGAGCACGAGTGTAGCATGATTGTTGTGGAAGTGACGGGTCAGAAGGAACGGGACGTCCCAGTTGAGGGGAAGCCATGATTCTGAATTACCGCACTGTTGGTCTTATTAGGTAGCAGTGCCTTCGGAGaaagatttcatttaaaaaaaaaaaaaagtatttttgtaagCGAGTCTTTGACTTGCAGTTAAAACAATCAAAGCtcctacttaaaataaaaaaagaaaaagggtaTGGTTGTGCTTATAATATGTGTTGCATCATGGAAAAGATCCGATTTGTAGCCACAGTTCTGGCTGTGCTGTTGAGATTTGTCAGATCAGTTCCAACTTTTCCTATTTCATAAACCATGATTTCTGTTATGTGTGCAGTTGCCTATGCTGTTGATTTCTGTTTCAAGATGAGGACCTGTTTTGTATACATCTGGTGCCACGTTGTACAAAGAAAAGTGTTATATTGTTATGTTAAGTGATTGTCTTGATgccaatattaagaaaaaaaagtttgtttttttaacctgGTGTTCTTTTCAGTCATAGGAATTTCTTAGTTGCATGAAATATTTTCAGGAGATCATGCTGAGATCAAAAGGGAAGCATCTGTTACATTAAATCAGGTCTTAGCAAGTATGTTCTTGACATTTGGTttggtttgctttttttttctcctttgggCAATGTACATAgctcttcttttatttattatggtattatttaagaaaaaagttCAATAAAGTTCAATGCATGGTGCAAACACTGTGAAATTGTCATCTGCTCTTTATTTGCCTTATGGGAAATGCTGTTAATTTCTAAAAGAACTGTGTTTATTCAGTAAAAGAGCTCCGATGTTCATCCTGAccctaaacacacacatttgtataagtgtgtatatttatgtcaTTGTAAATTATGGATTAGGGATGAGTGTTGAAATTAAATTCCGATCAGAATAAATATAATTGGATATAATTCTAGAAATTTAACTAAATCATGTGAAAAATTATACTGGAATAGAAAATACGATTTTAGTGTTTCTatcaaaaatttatttaaattttacttgctgtttctttttaattgtgaaacTGCTAGCAATTCTATTTCTAGCGGTTTCTGAGTGAAATTATTTTACTCCATTTTTCagtgtaaaagtgaatttttcatttttaaattagctaaagattacattgaattattattagtataattatttttaattttaactttagcCGAGCCTTGTATaagtacaatacaatacaataaaatacaggAAATAGGTGCAATTAAATATATCCAGGATCGGCATTGGAGTGTTGTCAGGTcctaaccactagatggcacagAAGTACAAAAGTCCACTGCATGTTGAGAATTTACATAGCTATGAAATGTGGTCATGTGATCATGCAGTGTCCAGGCATTCAGATTCTGACCCTACGTTATCTTTATGTAACATTCCCCACTAGCTTTGGTAAACTGTCTGGCTATTGAGAAAACAGGAGTGTTTAAGACGTGTCaggaattttatttttagtgttccCTTGTGTTGTAGGTACTACCAATGTACTGAAACAGACAGGAAGCTTCTTCCTTTGACTGTAAGGAAATATCAGTGTGTGGAAGAGTTTTGTCACGGGGGTCACACAGAGCAGCGGTCACACGTGGCCCGAGCTCTTTCCTTTACATCACCCTTCATGGCTTCATGAACCACTCAGACAAGACCGGTCTTGATTCCTGCACAGATTTGTTCCATATTTATGAAAGTGCACAAAACTTACAATGGAAATTGGACGGGATGTTACGAATGATATTGCTCATGGTAGTTTTTCTAGCTCTAGGCTCTTTGCAAAATTAGAAATTCTCACTCCGGATCATGCAGGGGTGTAAGCAGCATATTTGCTTTGATTTGCAATTGACGTTAAAGAGATTAACGtcattttattctcaacaataaGAATATCTATTCATAATAGGTGTAATGTGGCAAGCCGTATGGGTAGTTTGTAGTTCTATCTTGGGGTATAGAGCCTAAAGATATTTGGAATAAAAGATAAATGCAATATGCAGCATGACTCATTTAATAGTTTTCTTCCACAGGCTATTCCAAAAAGATGAATTAAAAACGTCTGCTACctgcttaaaaaaaactgtattttatagtCTAAAAATCAATATTTACCCTATTAATTCAGCCTCCAGAGCAGTTTCTGTCTAAATTAATGATTTCTCTTTGGTCTGTGGGAATCTGACTTATTATTCACTGCAGATGCATAAAAgcacatttgaattaaataagaaataattagaTTATTTGGGATTTAAACTGCAAAATTGTAAACGTGCACTACGGTCCTGAGATCAAGAGAACTGTTTCACTCCCACTGATATCAAATAGACCTCTCGGGTTAAACAGAAGACGAGATGCTTGACAAGAGTTTTGCAAAGTGATTgccattttaatttgttaaacatCAAAATGGCATGGCGGTATTTTGtgctttattaatttaatcagaAACAGCCAATTGATTTTCTGCCGCTCCCTCTTTTTCTCTGGACTACAgggatttgttttttttagctcTAATAAATGTAGACAATctcttttttgtcagtttttcagTGGTGTCTCTGCATGTCACAGTGATCATTTTCAACAACTCTAATGAGAAATGCTAATGAAAATGGTCTGCCGAGAGGTCGCATGGACTGAGGGCATAAATTCATGTCAGTCAAGTTTTTTTTCCCATTCACAGTGAAATTAGTGGTGTCAACCAATGTACTCCCCTCTGATTGAATTAGATGTCTGAAAGGGCACAGCAAATGTTAATGACAACAGGTTTAATTTTAGCTGGTGTTATAAGGAAGGAAAAGTTTTTCTTAAGAGCTATAGAAACATATTCTCCCTTATATGCACATAAGTATTGGGACACACTTCTTAATTATTATATTCAGATATTTAATTCAGGCCCATTACCAGAGGTGTATTATATCAGGCACCTAGCCATGCAGTTTGCATTTACAAACTTTCTGGGGGAAAAAATGGTTGTTTCTGAAGAGCTCAGTGAATTCAAGCATGGCATTGTGACATGATTCCACCTTAGCAGTAAGTCAGCTTGTGAAATTTGATTCCTTGGtcaactgtaaaatgtattattaaaaagtgGAAGCATTTAGGAACAGCAGCAACTCCATGAAGCCGAAAACCACCTAATGTCACAGAGCAGGGTCACAAAGTGCTTGAGGCGCATGGTGCATGAAAGTAACCAACGTTGCTGACATCATAGCTGAATGGTTAGAAACTTCCACTggctttaaaaggatagttcacccaaaaatgaaaattctgtcatcatttactcaccctcatgttgttccaaacctgtatgagttgctttcttatgttgaacataatagaagatattttgaagattgctgttGGTGgctctcattgacttccataataggaaaaaatatatactatgtaagtcaatgggaaccagcaac
The sequence above is drawn from the Carassius auratus strain Wakin unplaced genomic scaffold, ASM336829v1 scaf_tig00214480, whole genome shotgun sequence genome and encodes:
- the LOC113092143 gene encoding carbohydrate sulfotransferase 12-like, giving the protein MALYQSKSTKMGKSRLFRIFMIVGAIFMILLIIIYWDDVGASNFYLHTTISGPHPSRLSPQSRRDPEKKVEEDKEGSFLTDIDAFVNQFLEGTADPTEQVRGEPPPGDPHNQSSEKSEEKFVPRREWKIHLTPIDPEKKQRQESRKQLIQDVCSNKSYFDFPGKNRTFDDIPNKELDHLIVDDRHGIIYCYVPKVACTNWKRIMIVLSESLLLDGVPYQDPLDVPQELIHNSSLHFTFNKFWKRYGKFSRHLMKIKLKKYTKFLFVRDPFVRLISAYRNKFEQENEDFYKRFAVIMLRKYSNYTDPPASVVDAFAAGIRPSFSNFVQYLLDPNTEKEMPFNEHWRQIYRLCHPCQINYDFVGKLETLDEDAEHLLRILRVDNVVEFPRSHRNQTVSSWEQDWFASIPLESRKELYRLYEADFKLFGYSKPEKLVHE